From the genome of Phlebotomus papatasi isolate M1 chromosome 2, Ppap_2.1, whole genome shotgun sequence:
gctggcacaccttttcaattgagtgaaattcaatcaaatgaaattttacctctcactctttcaaactgaaatcagatatagttgtctctttctgccaaatgaaatttaaaattgaaatttcaatttccatttgaaagaaaagagacagctatatctgatttcagtttaaaagagtaagaggtaaaatttcaatcgattgaatttaattaaattgaaaaggtgtgccagagccataagaattctatttgaaaattaaatttggattaattaatatttagttaagtaacttttggaaaaaataagcGGTTAACAACAGAGGATCATTACGGAAATCAGGATTTGGcactattctaatgtgattgtatTTCATGTAGAGTGGATATCTACTTAAAACTATTCCAAATAAGCCACATTCGAAAGATTTATCTTGTGGCCaatcttttcctttaaattcatCAGGATTGAGGTCCTTCGATCGTCCTGGCCATTCTAAAAGGTCaaaattttgttctgattgaaccactttttaaaattcttggtAGTGTGTTTGGGATTATTAGCttggttaaaacttaaaaaccaaaagcaaattTTTTTCGATGCTGAGGTTCATAATATGGCAAGATATTATCTTGCCGAAAGATatccttgtaaaaaaatagtttatatTGCCTGATATTCCATATACAGGCCATAAGCCACTTCGCAAGAAGTAATCCCATGCTATAAAATTACCACCGCTAAGTTTTACGTTCTTAGttatgtatcaaggacaaaattcttcacttttgatgcatctaatattttattatgtcaTATCCTGTGATATTAAACAGGAATACATCGGAtaaaagaatattattccagCATTACAGGTTCTCCTGCATATcctctttaataaaaatcaaacaacAGGTACGGTTTCATTTGAATACTAACTCTGTACGTCTGGAAACACTTTTAAAccgggtatttttacataattgactTTTAGTAATGCTTACTTGAGTTACTtcttcaaattttgttcaatctgTTCCCATATTTTCGGTGCGGCAgcaaaagaattcaattttactaTACGAACAATGACAGAATATTCTCTAGAAATAGTTATTCTCTCACGAAATTTTCAAGTAGTTTGCGTGATTTTTaagtttgatcataaaaaatattgaattattgcTTCTCTTCCTAGAACAATacagtttattaaaaaaaaattcttagttaTCCTAAACTTTTTTACGTAAAGCCTGTACAGCTGTATCAAAGActttatttacataatttttcagttcacataaatttattttacgaaaaattgTGGCATTAATGCCTAAATGATCGAAAATACAGGAATATAatgaataaaacaaaaaactaaatttcacgcaatattttcaaagaaaatgaaagtgtgctatttaaattggccGCATGAATTATACCTAAATTCATAAAGTGacaaaaacacatggtttttaacacatacaaatattaaataattatcatttttatttataatgggcattatattttctaaaaaataaagcataatcaggtataaagattgatattgtatcataaaacatcaaaataggaaaatcgtTGAAAGTGtactatttatcttgtcgccactgtatattttttaacttttgtattttttcccaatttgttgatataattccgcagtagaaatcttcaaattattagaatcgtagaaaaagtgttgttttggccgctagaggtctctattttacacagaatacgtcaatagtgaaattcagttcgaccaaaaaaactgtaaaactgtcatttatggtttctaaatatggctttatataaacttatttgatttatagatcacattctttaatttaaataaaagtggtccAATTGTGTTGTTCAAatcaaatttcattatttatgtattctgtgaaaaaatacagacctctagcggccaaaacaacacttATTTGACACAAGGTAAttatatttgaacatttctatgtcaaaattattttaacgaaTTCGGATAAGCAAAAATGCTCATGGTAAAATAGTGATCTctgcggagctgattctattattatggCCGCCACTGTGTATCTCACTTTATTTTAGTACAGGCATGTGCTAAATTCATTTCTgacctgaaattttttttaaacaatttactaatttcctgaaaatactttaaagtattttctgaCGAGAAgctgtgaaaattttgaataatgcaTTGTACTGTGAGTAAAATgagtaagaaaaaatcaatgCGTTGACgtcaaatgcaaaattttttctcACGCTTTCCCCTCATATTCATCAAAGGGAAAAAAAACTTccgtgagaaaaaaaatagaggccttaaaacgaaagaaaaataaataagaaaggAAAGAAGTTTGCACTAACCTGTTGATATTCAAAGAGATCCTTCCTGGAGCCGGGCTCCATGTAGTAGGCGTAGGGATAGGTGTACTGAAGGGTGTATCGACATTTAGCTAGTAAGGCGGCAGCATTGAACAAATATTGCCAGTCAATCCATGTGCCCAGCCCTTTCATCACCTTCTCATTGATCCTATCCCTCAGCCTATCCAGTGTCTGTTGTTCCAGCTGCAGCGACTTGGAGTGATTCTCCCAGCGCTCATAGTAGTGCAGGTACTTCTTGAGTGCCTCCCTGGCCTGCGCGTGCACCGATTCGTGCGCAATATTGGGGTTCTCCTTGTACCTCGAGCACTCATAGTACTCAGACCCATGTGACTTCCAATCCCCCAAACACATCCAACAGAAATCGTGCTTGCAGTGGAAGCACTGCATGTGATTGCAACCGCCATTCTTCTCAATGCAAATATGGCATTTGGGGCAGTCTTTCGTGTGGGCACTGATATAGTTGGCAGTCTCGCTGTCGTCTGCACACTTTGTCAGCCACTTCTTTATCACCTGACAATCCGTGGGCGCATGGTACTCCATGCCGCACTTGAAACAGAATGACGACTCGCACATGCGACAGTACGCCTTCTTCGGACTCAAGTCCTGACTACGGATTATTATCTGCAATACATTCAGCCCATCCCACAGAAAAATCCATCTTGAGAATCCACACAAATTCATTAAATCAACTTATCTTTGGTCCTTATcaaggtaaattaagctaattcaaaacctgctccaaatggaaatttttcgctactctaaatggaaacgtcattgttttcacgataaatacagtactaaattattatatttatatattttctataccacagtttcattatttagttaattttgctccaaataaagcgaaaatccattcatattcacaaattttaatttgttaatttctcagaaaaattaaaagtgtaccttttcaccatcgaatttttcatcgatcgaccatgttttccaatgaaaatgcaaattcttcaataggaaaccccggaaatatgattttttggaaagattttcttattgttttgggaaaggagaaaagaccaggaataagaacaaatcctgcactcaagagcaactcaacaaggttttggaatcctttcgtcgcggtttcacttacactgtttgtctccaattagaaactttcccttgtcttcatttggattaatatgtttccaatagaagcatttaagaagttttcaaattatatctaaagaattttcactaaacagtaacattctagaagagtccaggagcaaatttatgtaattctcttcagaaaaaatatgaactgaaTGTGTTTAATCCTCTATCAaatttaaagcgtctggaagtggttttgaattaggacatttaccctaatataattaattttgagaGAAATAGAAATGGTAAAGGGAAAACCTTTTCCTTGAACATtttcttttagtacatgactgttctcaagtgctttttgtataattgacttttctttggcttggttcctgtcacgaatgttttgtggttttagaacacagcgaggactgggaacagtcgagacagaaatcaaacacaaagaaaagtcggtaaTGAAGAAAATCTTGAGAACAGTCACTTTTCATTGGGACAGAGCCGTTatagtgaatgaatgaatgaacccaaaatgaaaagggaaaatctttctcctgaacattttttttagcacatgatcTTCGTCAAATGCTTTTGCTTAAGCGACTTTTCTTTGGATTAGTTCCTGTCTCAACTACTTTCCCCAATCCTGGTTGTGTTGCAAAACCATCAAAGACtcatgacagaaaccaacataaaaagttaattatgtgtagaagcacttgagaacagtcgtgtactaaaaaaatatgccCAGGAGAAAGGTTTCCTCatgtcatttttcattgaaatagcaccattatgctactattccaatgaataataaaaacagGAAATATTTCTCCTGAGTATTTTTTAGCAcacgactgttctcaagttTTCTGCCTAAACGACTTTCCTTtgcattggttcctgtcatgaatattttgtggttttagaacacaacgGGGACTTTAGAAAACAGTTGTGAGaactaacacaaagaaaagccGATAATGCAGATGCATttgggaacagtcatgtactaaaaaaaatatacccaTGAGAAAGGTAGGATTCCATTGATTCTAGCGGAAAAATATGTCGGTATTCCatacttgagtaaccccttggggttaattcatattttcctatgtggctttttattttcagtgttatatttttttcaattgcgaaaacaagaaaaaatccTGATAACAAGGCctaaaaaatgtgaattttaaataaaattttaattttaaggctAGTTGAGAACTTGAAATTGAGTCTTAGAATTGAGAAACCCTTAAGGAATGAAATATACTTCACATTCAGAACTTCTTTACCTTACTTCTTTACCTCAAATTCAgaagtatttaataaaattaaaaaaatagaattcaatcttatctcaaaattgcatTGAAAGCCTCGTAAAACTgagattcaaaataaaaatatgcaaaGATTAGCATAAACGTGGTGGAAATCAATGAACTTGATTTGCAACATTTTATGAATACGAAATCGCTTAATTtagtcaaaaattttatttgtgtaAACTTTTCGACGCTCTTTAAATAGTATTTGAGCAACCGgatttgcagaaaaaaagttaaattaatttccatttttttaattgactcataaaattttgacaaacacaaagaaactaatttgcaaaaagatgaatttattttattaagaaacTGCGCATTAAAAGGCGTTTAGAGATATCAAAATGATAACAAAATGCGaacaattttaggttatgttgagCCTAACCTCAAAACTTTTAGACATTTTGTGTGGTAGAATCTCAAAAGCTgctttttaagtaaaatattgaaataataaatttagccATGACGGAAAACGCGGAAAACTGATctaaatttttttagattttatatttatcaaattctaacctcaaaaacataacagattttgttcattttaaatttttcttaagtgttcattaatttctgaaataaaaaaaaagatgcatATTTTTGAATCGGGAGAAAAAATGCAGGTTCCACTGCGCTTGAAATTTTCCTGCTATGATGAGGATgtctttttgaggttagattatacataacctcaaattggaAGTTAACTTCTTTAacgacttaaaaaaaatctcgataagtttactttttttatttggtaAATCGTTATTTTTTGGGTTTCGTAGTTATGTAAAATGTGTATGACCTAACCTTAAAATAGAgaattttcacaacaaaaaatcCCGAGTTTGaagtaatatgaaaatttttcattaagaaTTCTCAAGCCTGTTTTTTCTTCTTGgaataattattgaaaaaaaattcttacacAAAATTAAGACAATTTTGTTGATAGATTAAAATATGcgatttttaaggttatgttgtgtttaaccaaaaaatttttaaacttgaaaatcttaaaaatgcattagaaatttaaattattaagaaatatttgatatcAGGCAACTTTTAGTCGCTTGGAATTCTTTTTGAGGTTACATCAtatcatacataacctcaaataataaaataaccTCTAAATAAGGGAATCAGGCGCAAGTTAAAATCAAAAGGCCGTTTTTGAAGGGACAGAAACTTcgggaaaaactcaatttctaGGAACCAGTACTCCCGGATAATTCCCAATCCTCGGAAAGGAATCCCTAACGCATTGGTCTGACTAACCTGACAGTTGGGCCCTGGGCAGAATCTCAGTTCCGGATGTGACTTGACGTAGTCCTGAAAAGCAAACTGGAGATACTTTTCCCTCAGATGGGGTCCCCTGAGGAGCTTGAGAACCAAATCTTCGGGCACACGAACATCGCACTTTGGTGCCATGCAGCCGATTCCCGTGGAAATGCCCAGACTGATCTGGGTCTCGAAGTGCATGGCCCAGCAGTCGCGGCAGAAGGAGTCACCACAGGAGAGGCTATAGAACCTCTCGACGTTCTGGTAGATGACACAAACTGGGCACGTTCGGGAGGTTCTGTAGGGGCCCAGATTGGCATTCACTGGCCTCATCCGGGTGCCCACCTGGGACTTTGGGGTTGAAAGGGAGATGTGAGGGAGTTTTCAAAGAGATTTCAGGGGCAGGAGATACTCACCAGAAGGTTAACTGCATTATCACGATACTTATTGACGATGCTATCGACACACCACTCATTCTCGTGCAGGAGGATCTTAGCCAGGGACGGGGACAGCTGCAGCAGATCACTGACTTTCTCCACAGCATCATTGAGGAGCTTCTTCACCTCATCCACCGTGTAGCATTCGTAGTCAAAGTATTCGGGATCGTATTTATGCGGATCGAATGGCTCAACATCGCCATCCTCGAGGCCTGCAAATGTCCCCAGAATACCCTCAGTCAACTGTCCGGGTAGCCCCCCAATCCCACACAGGCATCCTCCTGGCCACACACTCACCTGTGTTGTAGTAATCATCGTCCTCATTGTCGGAATACGAATCCATTTCATTTTCATCGGAATCGGCTGACATTTTTCTCAGTCCGGAGCAAATCTCAGGCGTTTTGTCGGGATTTCCCGAGCATCCACTGCCACTGTCTGCTGGGAATGGTGTTCAGGAAGACCCAAAGGAGGCACACACAAGCCCAAATGCACTTTTTCACACCGAAAATCACCAACAAAAATAAATCTTCTGCACACTCTTCACTTGACATTCACCAACCTGAAGTTTTCCTCTGACACTTCTTCTTACCCAAAATACACTGCTAAAAACGGAAAGAATAATGtgctataatttttaaatttattgaaatttttgatgaaaaataaatttcaattttaacattttttattttttccattcTTGAATGCAAAAGCTAACTGatttttctgaataaaaaataattttataaattcaccTGGCCTTTTATCTAAAGACGTTTTTCCTCCTTTTGCTTTCAACTTTTCTCCTAACCtttcaaaataatgttttttcttaGGTTTTCTCGAAAATGGCTCCaatgatttctttaattttcgtcCATACGTAAAGGCCGGAAAATgtgccatttttaatttttggaagatcaagtttaaccctttaaggacgattggaacaccggtgtcccgtaaagaaaataatttttcctgactacccaaaattaaattttttcttatgtctgtacataatcgtaaagtagaaggttgaaggaatccacaatattttttgcaagtctcctagctatttgatatgtagtaaatatttaagctcgaaaatggcgaatttttaaattctcaaattcttaattgattttatttattttttatacttctatttttttttaagcaaaacccttttcgcaataaaaactacaatactcatacgtaatatttttcattaaagcgaaaaatattattcattggtattgtcagaaaaattgattaaatttttgggctatttttgtccctgtcCTAAACACAGAATACACCAAATAAgcctctgttggactttccaaggttagatgtaagacttatcattgattatgtttctcagtttaattttcattgttgattttcagtccgtaaaaagtgtctcgtcgttaaagggttaacaatgctagagggcctatttttcaattaattcgcttaaaattgagatattttagaaaaggtcttcaaatttccaaccCGGTTGCATCAGTATAACTCTCTAATGATATATAAAAGTACTAGTAAACGATATATTTTGTTCAGTTTTATTTATTGGCcgtatatttttcaatttgttattcCGAGGTAGAGGAAAAACTACATTTGAGTTCTGCTGCATTCGAGATTCACGAAAAATTAGTGAAATCCTTTAATGagactttaaaaaaagaaataaattagagGAACTATTCTTTGTGGAAATTCTGTTTTTGTaccatttttttataattgaaaagaaattattttaaaccaAAAAGGTTCTTATGACTTTACAGTTGTTTAATCtgagttttataattttaagtAGTTTGGATAGTTTATAAACTGGTTTTCAATCAGTTTTTCAAAAGCTTTTCTTCtagcttcaatttttctttgaagTTTTAGAAGATTTGTGCAAGCATTTTActgttaaaaattcaccataaacTATTTCCACATCTCAATTTTTCTGATCtcaaattatttctaaaatactAAAACGTTTCCACAACAAATTcttcagaaatattttcaaatggtTTGTTTTTGGTGCAGAAACTTGGTAAACATAGAAATTAGAAATTATAAAATCTGTTCTtataatgtttgaaaatctaatTCAAGCACAATCTTATAATCTGgt
Proteins encoded in this window:
- the LOC129800774 gene encoding potential E3 ubiquitin-protein ligase ariadne-2; translated protein: MSADSDENEMDSYSDNEDDDYYNTGLEDGDVEPFDPHKYDPEYFDYECYTVDEVKKLLNDAVEKVSDLLQLSPSLAKILLHENEWCVDSIVNKYRDNAVNLLSQVGTRMRPVNANLGPYRTSRTCPVCVIYQNVERFYSLSCGDSFCRDCWAMHFETQISLGISTGIGCMAPKCDVRVPEDLVLKLLRGPHLREKYLQFAFQDYVKSHPELRFCPGPNCQIIIRSQDLSPKKAYCRMCESSFCFKCGMEYHAPTDCQVIKKWLTKCADDSETANYISAHTKDCPKCHICIEKNGGCNHMQCFHCKHDFCWMCLGDWKSHGSEYYECSRYKENPNIAHESVHAQAREALKKYLHYYERWENHSKSLQLEQQTLDRLRDRINEKVMKGLGTWIDWQYLFNAAALLAKCRYTLQYTYPYAYYMEPGSRKDLFEYQQANLEAEIENLSWKVERAETTDRGDLENQMDIAEKRRTILLKDFFPTDV